A region of Candidatus Effluviviaceae Genus I sp. DNA encodes the following proteins:
- a CDS encoding GAF domain-containing protein — MGTSLDPRRTAGDRPPRSVLKELLFSMLAFGTVVGLLFPPFASAQLHSPAAMSYRFFALSVASGLIVGAGNFLIFKMVVSRQLALLVSGMRHVNAEVRAAMDTGSDTLEQCKLSVTSSDLIGDATASFNHMTEAIGRRIGVESTTRRLLARLSQSVALDVVSRDILDALADITGARGGVLYGDTGQKLRLFGSFGVDAGSGVPDELDASQGLAQRAVSRGEVICASPSRDGFEWVAFSTPLAQFRPGSITVIPLVAEQRPVGVVVLACCGE; from the coding sequence ATGGGAACATCGCTCGATCCGCGTCGGACGGCCGGAGACCGCCCGCCGCGGAGCGTTCTCAAGGAACTCCTGTTCTCCATGCTGGCCTTCGGGACGGTGGTCGGGCTGCTGTTTCCGCCCTTCGCCAGCGCCCAGCTGCACTCGCCGGCCGCGATGAGCTACCGGTTCTTCGCCCTCTCGGTGGCGTCGGGCCTCATCGTCGGCGCCGGCAACTTCCTCATCTTCAAGATGGTCGTCTCGAGACAGCTCGCGCTGCTCGTGTCGGGGATGCGGCACGTCAACGCCGAGGTCCGCGCCGCCATGGACACGGGGAGCGACACGCTCGAGCAGTGCAAGCTCAGCGTCACGAGCAGCGACCTCATCGGCGACGCGACAGCCTCGTTCAACCACATGACCGAGGCGATCGGCCGCAGGATCGGCGTCGAGAGCACGACCAGGAGGCTCCTGGCGAGGCTCTCGCAGTCTGTCGCCCTGGATGTTGTCTCGCGGGACATCCTGGACGCGCTTGCGGACATCACGGGCGCGCGTGGCGGCGTGCTCTACGGCGACACGGGACAGAAGCTCCGGCTGTTCGGCTCCTTCGGAGTCGACGCGGGATCGGGAGTTCCCGACGAGCTCGACGCTTCGCAGGGGCTCGCACAGCGGGCGGTGTCGCGCGGCGAGGTCATCTGCGCGTCACCGTCGCGCGACGGGTTCGAGTGGGTCGCCTTCTCGACCCCGCTGGCGCAGTTCCGCCCCGGCTCGATCACTGTCATCCCTCTCGTCGCCGAACAGCGGCCGGTCGGCGTCGTGGTGCTGGCCTGCTGCGGCGAA